A genome region from Proteus vulgaris includes the following:
- a CDS encoding flagella synthesis protein FlgN, with the protein MEELRQTLDLQLSQLNTIAGILRAEQQLLCAGNIDINALHEVTEQKNFVLSALGHTDQQRHTLSLQAGVEKPYTGLPFLSDLWTQIVDITAELRYLNQHNGLLLDQHISRNSDAIRFLQKNHSPTLYGSDGQAQRSTLAGRKIQV; encoded by the coding sequence ATGGAAGAACTTCGCCAGACTTTAGATCTTCAATTATCACAGCTTAATACCATTGCGGGTATTTTACGTGCTGAACAACAGTTATTATGTGCAGGCAATATTGATATCAATGCCCTACACGAAGTCACTGAACAGAAGAATTTTGTCTTATCGGCTTTAGGTCATACAGACCAACAACGTCATACGCTAAGCCTACAAGCCGGTGTAGAAAAACCTTATACAGGGTTACCGTTCCTATCTGATTTATGGACACAGATAGTAGACATCACGGCGGAGTTAAGATATCTGAATCAACATAACGGGTTACTGCTCGATCAACATATCTCTCGCAATAGTGATGCGATCCGTTTTTTGCAGAAGAACCACAGTCCAACCCTTTATGGTTCTGATGGACAAGCACAGCGTTCAACACTGGCTGGGCGTAAAATTCAGGTTTAG
- the flgM gene encoding flagellar biosynthesis anti-sigma factor FlgM, translating to MSIERANPLLPITAITQRNPSEITQGSRKSGTTEQKTATGDTSVKLSEAQKKLVQPGNKDINVEKVARLKEAIANGTLTMDSGKIADALFREAAESITQ from the coding sequence ATGAGTATTGAACGCGCGAATCCACTACTTCCGATTACCGCAATTACACAACGTAACCCGAGTGAAATCACTCAGGGCTCTCGTAAATCGGGAACGACTGAACAAAAAACGGCAACGGGTGACACTTCTGTAAAACTGAGTGAAGCGCAGAAAAAACTTGTTCAACCAGGAAACAAAGACATTAACGTTGAGAAAGTTGCTCGCTTAAAAGAAGCAATTGCCAACGGAACATTAACCATGGACAGCGGTAAAATTGCGGATGCTCTTTTCCGTGAAGCTGCTGAAAGCATAACTCAATAA
- the flgB gene encoding flagellar basal body rod protein FlgB has protein sequence MLDKLENTFHFQQEALSIRNKRQEILAANIANADTPGFQARDIDFAAELKKTIENGRAGSHGMQLTMTSERHIPIKPGYRLEADLLYRVPHQTAMDGNTVDMDMERSNFADNSLKYQADVTFINSQVKSMMAVLQQ, from the coding sequence ATGCTCGATAAATTAGAAAATACGTTTCATTTTCAACAAGAAGCGCTCTCAATACGCAATAAACGCCAAGAAATTCTCGCTGCGAATATCGCTAACGCAGATACCCCAGGTTTTCAGGCTCGTGATATTGATTTTGCTGCTGAATTGAAGAAAACCATTGAAAACGGACGTGCTGGTAGTCATGGCATGCAATTGACGATGACATCAGAACGCCATATCCCGATCAAACCCGGTTATCGCTTAGAAGCGGACTTACTGTATCGCGTGCCTCACCAAACGGCGATGGATGGTAATACCGTGGATATGGATATGGAACGTAGTAATTTTGCTGACAATAGCCTTAAGTATCAGGCTGATGTGACATTTATTAACTCGCAAGTTAAAAGCATGATGGCTGTATTGCAACAGTAA
- a CDS encoding filamentous hemagglutinin N-terminal domain-containing protein — MINNRVVTLIIISAFYSTPSSCYELIKKDSSLSKSLTIHYDGKKPIIEIEKMNIQGVSHNYYENFNIGKEGALLTFGKGNSPTTVINEVTSSNESVLKGKLSVEGRAVNMIIANPNGITCSNCDFDNIGKLTFITGFTNSKKPMDFFIPIQSNITFITKNKMMYDDISIVSHNILFKGDGSIYANKMKIINDNLIYNLYGFNTPKYKVDYNAETSIEKRVTLNVHDFSVISDKSNFINRGVINVGRFTLESNAMFKNFKEINIQTGRILPLLTMFDIKEKYEINTKTHSRIKSTIFSNNKGAKFTVYKTNLDVELSEGDFINKGNMRFEHSDIDFKVKNVFQKEDANLVNIFSLVNLNIDDRVDLNGKIHSVGNDVDDKIRINRGSIINIHTANQDKVISKIH, encoded by the coding sequence ATGATAAATAATAGAGTTGTCACTCTTATTATTATCTCTGCTTTTTACTCAACACCATCATCTTGCTATGAGCTTATTAAAAAAGATAGTTCTTTATCTAAAAGCTTGACTATTCATTATGATGGCAAGAAGCCAATTATAGAAATAGAGAAAATGAATATTCAAGGTGTTTCCCATAATTATTATGAAAATTTTAATATAGGAAAAGAAGGTGCATTACTTACCTTTGGTAAAGGAAACTCGCCGACAACAGTCATTAATGAAGTAACCTCAAGTAATGAAAGTGTTTTAAAAGGTAAATTATCAGTAGAGGGAAGAGCTGTTAATATGATAATTGCTAACCCTAATGGGATTACTTGCTCGAATTGTGATTTTGATAATATAGGAAAACTAACTTTCATAACAGGATTTACTAACAGTAAAAAACCGATGGATTTTTTCATACCTATTCAATCAAATATCACGTTTATAACTAAAAATAAAATGATGTATGATGATATTTCCATTGTTTCTCATAATATTTTATTTAAAGGCGATGGAAGTATTTATGCTAATAAAATGAAAATCATCAATGATAATTTAATATATAATTTATATGGTTTTAATACCCCTAAATATAAAGTTGATTATAATGCTGAGACTTCCATAGAAAAAAGAGTAACGTTAAATGTACATGATTTTTCTGTTATATCAGACAAAAGCAATTTTATTAATCGTGGCGTTATTAATGTAGGACGTTTTACACTAGAATCTAATGCAATGTTTAAAAATTTTAAAGAAATAAATATACAGACTGGCCGTATTCTTCCTCTTCTTACGATGTTTGATATTAAAGAAAAATATGAAATAAACACTAAAACGCATTCAAGAATTAAATCAACTATTTTTTCAAATAATAAGGGTGCAAAATTTACTGTATATAAGACAAATTTAGATGTTGAATTATCTGAGGGTGATTTTATTAATAAAGGCAATATGCGATTTGAGCATTCCGATATCGATTTTAAAGTAAAAAATGTCTTTCAAAAAGAGGATGCTAATCTCGTTAATATTTTTTCATTAGTAAATTTGAATATTGATGATCGTGTTGATTTAAATGGGAAAATTCATTCTGTTGGTAATGATGTTGACGATAAAATTAGGATAAACCGAGGAAGTATTATTAATATTCACACTGCAAATCAAGATAAAGTGATAAGTAAAATCCATTGA
- the flgE gene encoding flagellar hook protein FlgE: protein MSFSQAVSGLNAAAANLDTIGNNISNSATYGFKGATVSFADVFAGSGAGLGVKVAGISQNFKDGSITTTNRPTDVAISGGGFFRIEDQNGGVFYSRNGEFGKDKNGFLTNMQGMRVTGYPVQNVDGKNVVQKGATPAPIVIPTDMMNASATDKMDMTVNLNSAEEPIDQTTHAFDPKDNDSYNFSTNVTTYDSLGNEHNLNLFFVKTKDNEWEVHAQDTTTGDAAQNLGKLVYKDNGVLDETATSINNFTTLAYKGSQPMNMAMNFTGSTQQKVSESSVSKLAQNGYQAGEFTNFRIEQDGSIMATYSNQQSQVVGQIALASFANPGGLSSQGDNMWSETNGSGSPIVGVAGSGVFGKLTNNALEASNVDMSQELVNMIVAQRNYQSNAQTIKTQDQILQTLVSLR, encoded by the coding sequence ATGTCCTTTTCACAAGCAGTAAGTGGTTTAAACGCAGCAGCCGCTAACTTAGATACTATCGGTAACAATATTTCCAACTCCGCAACCTACGGCTTTAAAGGTGCAACAGTTTCTTTTGCAGACGTTTTTGCAGGTTCAGGTGCAGGTCTGGGTGTGAAAGTTGCAGGCATTAGCCAAAACTTTAAAGATGGCAGTATCACAACCACTAACCGCCCAACTGATGTGGCGATTTCTGGCGGTGGTTTTTTCCGTATTGAAGACCAAAACGGTGGCGTTTTCTATTCACGTAATGGTGAATTTGGAAAAGATAAAAATGGTTTCCTAACGAACATGCAAGGTATGCGTGTAACAGGTTATCCAGTACAAAATGTTGATGGTAAAAACGTGGTTCAAAAAGGCGCAACGCCAGCACCTATCGTTATTCCTACCGACATGATGAACGCTAGCGCAACAGATAAAATGGATATGACGGTTAACTTGAACTCTGCTGAAGAGCCAATTGACCAAACGACCCATGCGTTTGATCCTAAAGATAACGACTCTTATAACTTCAGCACCAACGTTACCACTTATGATAGCTTAGGTAATGAACATAACTTGAACTTATTCTTTGTGAAAACCAAAGATAATGAATGGGAAGTTCATGCCCAAGACACAACTACGGGTGATGCTGCTCAAAATTTAGGTAAGCTCGTTTATAAAGATAATGGTGTATTAGACGAGACTGCAACCAGTATTAATAATTTCACCACCCTCGCTTATAAAGGTTCACAGCCAATGAATATGGCGATGAACTTTACAGGCAGTACTCAACAAAAAGTCTCTGAATCAAGCGTGTCTAAATTAGCGCAAAACGGTTACCAAGCGGGTGAATTCACCAACTTCCGTATTGAGCAAGATGGTTCAATCATGGCGACTTACTCAAACCAACAAAGCCAAGTTGTTGGTCAAATCGCCCTCGCTAGCTTTGCAAATCCAGGCGGCTTAAGCTCACAAGGCGACAACATGTGGTCTGAAACTAATGGTTCAGGTTCACCAATCGTGGGTGTCGCAGGCTCTGGTGTATTCGGCAAATTAACCAATAACGCATTAGAAGCGTCTAACGTGGATATGAGCCAAGAGTTAGTCAATATGATCGTTGCTCAACGTAACTATCAATCAAACGCACAAACCATTAAGACTCAGGATCAGATCCTGCAGACTCTGGTTAGCTTGCGCTAA
- a CDS encoding flagellar hook assembly protein FlgD, translating to MGISSSMNEPYDNTIIGDAPSSYHTKKSGSEDIKGNFLTLLITQMKNQDPTNPMQNNELTSQLAQISTVEGIETLNKTVNNIVGQIDQSQALRASSLVGRGVMVSGNKIVVFQPTDGKGEAEKSSDGDDTIQTPDTQNEKTRQQMGMYKAEDTDPTAPSDEHLFSTPFGFELLSPTDSLTINITNASGATVRTIKMDKKMLPDVYNFSWDCTDEDDNPVPPGSYKFTVNATLNDAQVPVKTLNYALVNSVSMVDGGARLDVGLGNTVSLDEIRQVL from the coding sequence GTGGGTATTTCCTCCTCAATGAATGAACCTTATGATAATACCATTATCGGGGATGCTCCTTCTTCATACCATACGAAAAAAAGTGGTAGTGAGGATATTAAAGGGAATTTCCTGACACTTCTCATCACCCAGATGAAAAATCAAGACCCAACAAATCCAATGCAAAACAATGAGTTAACTTCCCAGTTGGCACAAATTTCAACGGTTGAAGGCATTGAAACGCTGAATAAAACAGTGAATAACATTGTTGGGCAGATTGATCAAAGTCAGGCGTTGCGCGCTTCTTCTCTCGTTGGCCGTGGCGTTATGGTCTCTGGGAATAAAATTGTTGTCTTTCAGCCAACCGACGGTAAAGGTGAGGCTGAAAAATCCAGTGATGGGGATGACACAATTCAAACACCTGATACTCAAAATGAAAAAACGCGCCAGCAAATGGGAATGTATAAAGCAGAAGATACTGACCCAACCGCGCCTAGCGATGAACACCTATTTTCAACACCTTTTGGTTTTGAATTACTCAGTCCAACCGATTCTCTTACGATAAACATCACTAATGCCAGTGGTGCTACCGTTCGTACAATCAAAATGGACAAAAAGATGCTACCGGATGTTTATAACTTCTCTTGGGATTGTACTGATGAAGATGACAATCCTGTTCCACCAGGCAGTTATAAATTTACCGTTAACGCCACGCTTAATGATGCTCAGGTCCCTGTTAAGACACTGAATTATGCGCTGGTGAATAGTGTGTCCATGGTGGATGGTGGTGCCCGCCTTGATGTTGGCTTAGGTAATACCGTTTCATTGGATGAAATTCGTCAGGTTCTTTAA
- the flgC gene encoding flagellar basal body rod protein FlgC — protein sequence MSLFSIFDISSSALSAQSQRLNVSASNMANADSVAGPDGDPYRAKQVVFQVNAPAGQEVGGVRVTEVVDDPAPFRMEYQPGHPFADEKGYVRMPNVDVVGEMINTISASRSYQANVEVMNTAKSLMQKTLMIGQ from the coding sequence ATGTCTTTATTTAGTATTTTCGATATTTCAAGTTCAGCACTTTCAGCGCAATCACAGCGTTTAAACGTGAGTGCCAGCAATATGGCAAACGCTGACAGTGTTGCGGGTCCAGATGGTGACCCTTATCGTGCAAAACAGGTTGTTTTTCAGGTAAACGCACCTGCTGGTCAAGAAGTCGGTGGTGTTCGTGTCACTGAAGTGGTGGATGATCCAGCACCTTTTCGTATGGAATATCAGCCGGGGCATCCTTTCGCTGATGAAAAAGGGTATGTACGTATGCCGAATGTTGATGTCGTGGGTGAAATGATTAATACCATCTCTGCATCAAGAAGCTACCAAGCTAACGTCGAAGTGATGAACACGGCAAAATCACTGATGCAAAAAACACTGATGATAGGTCAATAG
- the flhA gene encoding flagellar biosynthesis protein FlhA: MANLASLLRLPGNWKSSQWQILAGPVLILLILSMMVLPLPPFLLDLLFTFNIALSIMVLLVAMFTRRTLDFAAFPTILLFTTLLRLSLNVASTRIILMEGHTGPEAAGRVVEAFGHFLVGGNFAIGIVVFIILILINFMVITKGAGRIAEVGARFVLDGMPGKQMAIDADLNAGIINEDEAKKRRKEVSLESDFYGSMDGASKFVRGDAIAGLMILVINVVGGLIVGVAQHGMALNDAATTYTLLTIGDGLVAQIPALIISTAAGVIVTRVATDEDVGQQMVTQLFDNPRVLMLTAGVLGLLGLVPGMPNFVFLFFTAALGGLGWYILRRNANPEVQQQKEMEEVEKQNRVVEASWEDVQLEDPLAMEVGYRLIPMVDNRQNGELLGRISGIRKKFAQEMGYLPPVVHIRDNMELKPSSYRILMKGVEIGHGEAHPGRWLAINPGNAVGSLEGDITQEPAFGLPAVWIDDSLREQAQVQGYTVVAASTVIATHFNHVLAKYASELFGRQEAQMLFDRVSKELPKMTESMIPDMLSLTVLHKVLQNLLSEQVPIRDMRTILEALAEHAPEQKDPAELTAVVRVALRRAITQHWFGDQDEIQVIGLDASLERILVQAMQSGGGLEPGLAENIEQQAADAVRHQEMSGGAPVLLVNHSLRSLLSRFLRRSLPQLAVLSNMEISEGRRIRMTSMIGGQPH; encoded by the coding sequence ATGGCTAATTTGGCCTCATTACTCCGCTTGCCGGGAAATTGGAAAAGTTCTCAGTGGCAGATACTGGCTGGGCCAGTGCTTATCTTGTTGATACTGTCAATGATGGTATTGCCATTGCCACCTTTTCTATTGGATTTATTATTTACCTTTAACATCGCACTTTCCATCATGGTGCTGTTGGTCGCAATGTTCACACGACGTACGTTGGACTTTGCTGCTTTCCCAACTATTTTGCTGTTTACCACGTTGTTACGTTTATCATTAAACGTGGCTTCAACACGTATCATCTTAATGGAGGGACATACAGGGCCAGAAGCCGCAGGGCGAGTTGTTGAAGCCTTTGGCCATTTTCTTGTCGGCGGTAACTTTGCTATCGGTATAGTGGTCTTTATCATCCTTATTTTGATTAACTTTATGGTTATTACTAAGGGTGCGGGACGTATTGCTGAAGTCGGTGCGCGTTTTGTGTTAGATGGAATGCCAGGTAAACAGATGGCAATCGATGCTGACTTGAATGCGGGTATTATCAACGAAGACGAAGCAAAAAAACGCCGTAAAGAAGTGTCATTGGAATCCGACTTTTACGGTTCAATGGATGGTGCGAGTAAATTCGTTCGTGGTGACGCCATCGCGGGTTTAATGATCCTTGTGATTAACGTGGTGGGGGGGCTTATCGTTGGTGTTGCTCAACACGGAATGGCATTAAACGATGCAGCAACGACTTATACCCTTTTAACCATCGGTGATGGTCTGGTTGCGCAAATTCCTGCATTAATTATCTCAACAGCCGCGGGTGTTATCGTGACGCGTGTTGCAACAGATGAAGATGTAGGTCAACAAATGGTTACACAACTATTTGATAATCCTCGTGTTCTTATGTTAACCGCCGGCGTGCTAGGTCTATTAGGCTTAGTGCCAGGAATGCCTAACTTTGTTTTCTTATTCTTCACCGCAGCATTAGGTGGACTCGGTTGGTATATTTTACGTCGTAACGCTAATCCTGAAGTGCAACAACAAAAAGAGATGGAAGAAGTTGAAAAACAAAATCGTGTTGTTGAAGCTTCATGGGAAGATGTACAACTTGAAGATCCATTAGCGATGGAAGTAGGATACCGCTTAATTCCAATGGTAGATAATCGCCAAAATGGTGAGCTGTTAGGCAGAATTAGTGGTATTCGTAAAAAGTTTGCTCAGGAAATGGGATACCTTCCTCCTGTTGTTCATATCCGAGACAATATGGAATTAAAACCTTCGTCTTATCGTATTCTAATGAAAGGGGTTGAAATCGGTCACGGTGAAGCGCATCCGGGGCGTTGGCTGGCGATCAATCCGGGTAATGCTGTTGGTTCGTTAGAAGGGGATATTACACAAGAGCCTGCATTTGGTTTACCCGCAGTGTGGATCGATGACAGTTTAAGAGAGCAAGCACAGGTTCAAGGCTATACAGTGGTTGCTGCAAGTACCGTTATTGCAACGCACTTTAATCATGTCTTAGCGAAATACGCATCGGAATTATTTGGTCGTCAAGAAGCTCAAATGTTGTTTGATAGGGTAAGTAAAGAGCTTCCTAAAATGACAGAAAGTATGATCCCAGATATGCTTTCCCTTACGGTATTGCACAAAGTATTGCAAAACTTGCTGTCTGAACAGGTGCCGATTCGAGATATGAGGACCATATTAGAAGCCTTAGCAGAGCATGCTCCTGAGCAGAAAGATCCCGCTGAATTAACCGCCGTTGTTCGTGTTGCACTTCGCCGTGCGATTACACAACACTGGTTTGGTGATCAAGATGAAATCCAAGTTATTGGGTTGGATGCAAGCTTAGAGCGTATTCTTGTTCAAGCGATGCAAAGTGGCGGTGGATTAGAGCCAGGGCTTGCTGAAAATATTGAACAACAAGCGGCAGATGCTGTTCGTCACCAAGAGATGTCTGGTGGCGCCCCTGTATTATTAGTGAATCATTCGCTACGTTCATTATTATCCCGTTTTTTACGCCGTAGCCTGCCACAATTAGCCGTATTATCAAATATGGAGATTAGTGAAGGTCGTCGCATTCGTATGACGTCGATGATTGGTGGACAGCCTCATTAA
- a CDS encoding flagellar basal body L-ring protein FlgH, which translates to MDTKVITDNSGARKLSVRWRRHQRLGTALLVLILAGCAHIPKKPLVEGNTTAVPTAPTAPAPNGSIFQSAQPVYFGYQPLFEDRRPRNIGDTLTITLQENVSASKNSSANASRNGKAGFLASITPRFLEGLFGNSRADMGMEGNSDFGGKGGANANNTFKGTITVTVDQLLANGNLHVIGEKQIAINQGTEFIRFSGVVNPRTISGANTVNSTQVADARIEYIGDGYINEAQSMGWLQRFFLNVSPF; encoded by the coding sequence ATGGATACAAAGGTCATTACTGACAATTCTGGGGCAAGAAAGCTTAGTGTCAGATGGCGTCGTCATCAACGTTTAGGTACCGCCCTGTTGGTACTGATACTGGCGGGATGCGCTCATATACCTAAAAAACCGTTGGTAGAAGGCAACACAACGGCAGTTCCAACGGCACCAACAGCACCTGCACCTAATGGCTCTATTTTTCAGTCAGCTCAGCCTGTTTATTTTGGCTATCAACCTCTATTTGAAGACAGACGTCCTCGAAATATTGGTGACACGCTAACGATTACATTGCAAGAAAACGTGAGTGCAAGCAAAAACTCATCCGCAAATGCGAGCCGTAATGGTAAAGCTGGATTCCTTGCTTCAATCACACCAAGATTTTTGGAAGGATTGTTTGGTAATAGCCGTGCTGATATGGGTATGGAAGGCAACAGTGACTTTGGCGGTAAAGGTGGCGCAAATGCGAACAATACCTTTAAAGGCACCATTACGGTTACCGTCGATCAGCTTCTTGCTAATGGAAATCTGCACGTTATCGGTGAAAAGCAAATTGCTATCAATCAAGGTACTGAATTTATCCGTTTCTCAGGTGTTGTGAACCCAAGGACAATCAGTGGTGCTAATACCGTAAATTCAACCCAAGTTGCTGATGCTCGTATTGAATATATCGGAGACGGTTATATCAACGAAGCGCAGTCTATGGGATGGCTACAACGCTTCTTCTTAAATGTATCACCTTTTTAA
- the flgA gene encoding flagellar basal body P-ring formation chaperone FlgA: MLVRTLIGLFSFFFMVNVSIAKSLPEELQDFFVALHQQGDKVTVTVLTPEEKWPVCQTQAIQRHAGSRNWGRLSIPIQCDKQRRFIQIDVSVNGKYLIAKKDINRDDIIETSAVSMTTGDLEKLPYDVLRDPALINNAIAMRQISAGKPLTSTMIRRPWAILAGQTVTVFAQGPHFQIRYEGKAINNAVANETIRVRVKSGQIVTGEALENGSVRIPL; the protein is encoded by the coding sequence ATGTTAGTTAGAACTCTTATCGGTCTATTTTCTTTTTTCTTTATGGTGAATGTGAGTATCGCGAAATCACTCCCTGAAGAACTACAAGATTTCTTTGTCGCACTACATCAACAAGGCGATAAAGTGACGGTGACAGTTTTAACGCCTGAAGAAAAATGGCCAGTCTGCCAAACGCAAGCGATCCAACGTCATGCAGGCTCTCGTAATTGGGGGCGTCTTTCAATCCCAATTCAGTGTGATAAACAGCGTCGTTTTATTCAAATTGATGTTAGCGTGAATGGTAAATACTTAATCGCAAAAAAAGACATTAACCGTGATGATATTATTGAAACATCTGCCGTTAGCATGACAACGGGCGACTTAGAAAAATTACCTTACGATGTGTTACGTGATCCCGCATTAATTAATAATGCAATCGCAATGCGACAAATATCTGCAGGAAAGCCTTTAACCTCGACAATGATTCGTCGCCCTTGGGCTATTTTAGCAGGACAAACAGTCACCGTATTTGCACAAGGTCCTCACTTTCAGATCCGTTATGAAGGTAAAGCAATAAACAATGCTGTTGCCAATGAAACCATTCGAGTCAGAGTAAAATCAGGTCAAATTGTCACCGGTGAAGCGCTTGAAAATGGCTCAGTTCGCATTCCTCTTTGA
- a CDS encoding flagellar basal body rod protein FlgF — protein sequence MDHVIYTAMGGARHSMENQAVVANNLANASTPGFKAQLSAMRAVPVNGDTLPTRTLTVASTPGSDQRQGTMNYTGRSMDVALSDNGYLAVQLEDGTEAYTRNGNIQRNADGMLMVQGRLLMGDNGAIEVPAQANVSIANNGIVTAHVPTDPPKMLGQIGRLKMVKPEQNDLVRGDDGLFHLSPKGTARAGEELPADDSVKVLAGVLEGSNVNPAEAMVDMIANARRFEMQMKVIHSADDNAQRANQLLSMS from the coding sequence ATGGATCATGTGATTTATACCGCGATGGGCGGCGCCAGACACTCGATGGAAAATCAAGCTGTCGTGGCGAACAACTTAGCAAACGCATCAACGCCAGGATTCAAAGCGCAGCTTAGTGCAATGCGAGCCGTACCTGTCAATGGCGATACCTTGCCGACTCGTACATTAACGGTCGCTTCAACGCCAGGTAGCGATCAGCGTCAAGGAACGATGAACTATACCGGCAGATCAATGGACGTTGCATTAAGTGATAACGGCTATTTAGCGGTTCAACTTGAAGATGGTACTGAAGCCTATACCCGAAATGGGAATATCCAACGTAACGCTGACGGCATGTTGATGGTACAAGGACGTTTGTTAATGGGCGATAACGGTGCAATTGAAGTACCTGCTCAAGCCAATGTCAGTATTGCCAATAACGGTATTGTGACGGCGCATGTACCTACTGATCCTCCAAAAATGTTGGGTCAAATTGGTCGCTTGAAAATGGTAAAACCAGAGCAAAACGATTTAGTCCGTGGCGATGATGGTTTATTTCATTTATCACCGAAAGGAACTGCGCGTGCGGGTGAGGAATTACCCGCAGATGATAGCGTGAAGGTATTAGCTGGTGTGTTAGAAGGCAGTAATGTCAATCCAGCAGAAGCCATGGTCGATATGATAGCAAACGCAAGACGTTTCGAAATGCAAATGAAGGTTATTCATAGCGCTGATGATAACGCGCAACGAGCTAACCAATTGCTATCAATGAGTTAA
- the flgG gene encoding flagellar basal-body rod protein FlgG: protein MIRSLWIAKTGLDAQQTNMDVISNNLANVSTNGFKRQRAVFEDLLYQTIRQPGAMTSEQTNAPSGLQIGTGVRPVATERLHSQGNLAQTNGTRDVAIKGQGFFHVQLPDGTDAYTRDGSFQMDQNGQLVTTSGFQVVPAIILPETAKKVMIGRDGTVSVEIEGDPAPQQVGQLTLTTFINDSGLESVGENLYLETASSGAPTENAPGINGAGLLYQGYVETSNVNVAEELVNMIQTQRAYEINSKAISTSDQMLQKLTQL from the coding sequence ATGATCCGTTCTTTATGGATTGCTAAAACTGGGTTGGATGCACAACAGACAAACATGGATGTGATTTCCAACAACCTCGCAAACGTCAGCACCAATGGTTTTAAACGCCAGCGTGCGGTTTTCGAAGATTTACTGTATCAAACTATTCGTCAACCGGGTGCGATGACATCAGAACAGACGAATGCGCCGTCAGGTTTACAAATTGGTACAGGTGTTCGTCCTGTTGCTACTGAGCGTTTACATAGTCAAGGTAACTTGGCTCAAACAAACGGTACGCGTGATGTAGCAATTAAAGGACAAGGTTTTTTCCATGTTCAGTTACCTGATGGTACCGATGCTTATACTCGTGATGGTTCTTTTCAAATGGATCAAAATGGGCAATTAGTGACAACGAGTGGTTTTCAAGTCGTTCCAGCAATTATTCTGCCTGAAACGGCTAAAAAGGTCATGATTGGTCGTGATGGTACTGTCAGTGTTGAGATTGAAGGTGATCCTGCACCACAACAAGTGGGTCAATTGACACTAACAACCTTTATTAATGACAGCGGATTAGAAAGTGTCGGTGAAAACTTGTATTTAGAAACCGCAAGTTCTGGCGCACCGACTGAAAATGCCCCGGGTATTAACGGCGCAGGCTTGTTGTATCAGGGATATGTTGAAACCTCTAACGTTAACGTAGCTGAAGAGCTGGTCAATATGATCCAGACTCAACGTGCTTATGAAATTAACAGTAAAGCGATTTCAACGTCTGATCAGATGTTACAGAAACTTACGCAACTCTAA